A window of the Pedobacter cryoconitis genome harbors these coding sequences:
- a CDS encoding bifunctional 3,4-dihydroxy-2-butanone-4-phosphate synthase/GTP cyclohydrolase II, whose amino-acid sequence MEIKLNAIEDAVADIKAGKVVIVVDDEDRENEGDFLTAAGNATPEVINFMATHGRGLICAAITEERCDELNLELMVGKNTAAYETNFTVSVDLIGHGCTTGISASDRSKTIQALINPDTNPDELGRPGHIFPLRAKDGGVLRRAGHTEAAVDLARLAGMVPAGVLVEIMKEDGEMARLPDLIKIAAQHNLKIISIKDLIAYRLKNDSLIKEEVTINLPTEWGDFKMTAYTQLENNATHLALSKGEWTADEAILVRVHSSCVTGDIFGSCRCDCGPQLHKALQMIEKEGKGIVVYMNQEGRGIGLVNKLLSYNLQDAGFDTVEANIKLGFKGDERDYGVGAQILRAQGVRKMRLMSNNPTKRAGLIGYGLEVVENIPIEILSNSHNETYLKTKRDKMGHTIMKG is encoded by the coding sequence ATGGAAATTAAACTGAACGCAATAGAAGATGCTGTTGCAGATATAAAAGCCGGTAAAGTCGTTATTGTTGTAGACGATGAGGATCGTGAAAATGAAGGCGACTTCCTTACTGCTGCTGGGAATGCAACACCTGAAGTTATTAACTTCATGGCCACTCATGGAAGAGGCCTGATCTGTGCCGCAATTACTGAAGAAAGATGTGATGAATTAAACCTGGAGCTGATGGTCGGTAAAAATACCGCGGCTTATGAAACTAATTTTACGGTTTCAGTAGATCTGATAGGACATGGTTGTACCACTGGTATTTCTGCGTCAGATCGTTCTAAGACCATCCAGGCATTGATCAATCCGGATACGAATCCTGATGAGCTGGGCAGGCCCGGACATATATTCCCTTTACGTGCCAAAGATGGTGGAGTGCTGAGACGTGCAGGCCATACCGAAGCAGCCGTAGATTTAGCGAGGTTAGCTGGAATGGTACCTGCCGGAGTTTTGGTAGAGATTATGAAAGAAGACGGAGAGATGGCAAGACTGCCTGACCTGATCAAAATAGCAGCGCAGCACAATTTGAAAATAATCTCTATTAAAGACCTGATTGCTTATCGCCTGAAAAATGATAGCCTGATCAAAGAAGAGGTTACGATTAACCTGCCTACAGAATGGGGTGATTTCAAAATGACTGCTTATACACAACTGGAAAATAATGCTACACACCTTGCTTTGAGCAAAGGGGAGTGGACAGCAGATGAAGCTATATTGGTTAGGGTACACAGTTCATGCGTTACTGGTGATATTTTTGGTTCCTGCCGGTGCGATTGCGGCCCTCAGCTGCATAAAGCATTACAGATGATCGAAAAAGAAGGTAAAGGAATTGTAGTTTATATGAACCAGGAAGGCCGTGGTATTGGCCTGGTGAACAAATTATTATCTTATAACCTTCAGGATGCTGGTTTTGATACAGTAGAGGCTAATATTAAATTAGGCTTTAAAGGTGATGAACGTGATTATGGCGTAGGGGCACAGATTCTAAGAGCACAGGGTGTTCGTAAAATGCGGCTGATGTCTAATAATCCTACAAAAAGAGCCGGACTGATTGGTTATGGTTTAGAAGTTGTGGAGAATATTCCGATTGAGATCTTAAGCAATTCGCACAACGAAACTTACCTTAAAACAAAAAGGGATAAAATGGGCCATACTATAATGAAGGGGTAG
- a CDS encoding DUF6934 family protein, which yields MSLKITINFEETYPPTDIQPDFTEMKFISPQKDGTDIELLVSIKSHPDPELPNVYNLGFGPLDENDSFLDNVRLPHVNNNKVLSTVLFLALLFLKENPQLTIGLDGSNDTRATLYQMIFKSNRDYLKDFFIANGVDWYVRIFRNDTYEQDEHGNYIKRPRPEPFNYDRTRHDLYRYYMFRLK from the coding sequence ATGTCCTTAAAGATCACTATAAATTTTGAAGAGACTTACCCCCCAACTGATATACAGCCCGATTTCACCGAAATGAAATTCATTTCCCCGCAAAAGGACGGTACTGATATTGAATTATTAGTTTCTATAAAATCCCATCCGGATCCGGAATTACCGAATGTTTATAACCTTGGATTTGGCCCATTGGATGAAAATGACAGTTTCTTAGACAATGTTAGGCTACCCCACGTAAATAATAATAAGGTTCTTTCAACAGTTTTGTTCCTGGCACTTTTATTTTTGAAAGAGAATCCGCAGTTAACAATAGGATTGGATGGCTCCAATGATACCAGAGCAACGCTTTATCAAATGATATTCAAATCCAATAGAGATTACCTGAAGGATTTCTTCATTGCTAATGGTGTAGACTGGTATGTACGAATATTCAGGAATGATACTTATGAACAGGACGAGCATGGCAATTATATCAAACGTCCCAGACCTGAACCTTTTAATTATGACCGGACACGACACGACCTTTATCGCTATTACATGTTCAGACTCAAATAA
- a CDS encoding START-like domain-containing protein translates to MSEKKKFTLEYELKSSPRILFSFISEPNGLSQWFADDVVFRDQVYTFTWDDEVQKAKMLSFKENKMVKFKWIDDEPHCYFEMEIVQDELTNDVALSITDFATEETLKERTQIWDNQITYLHSVIGA, encoded by the coding sequence ATGTCAGAAAAGAAAAAATTTACCCTGGAATATGAGTTGAAGTCGTCTCCGCGTATTTTGTTTAGCTTCATAAGTGAGCCAAATGGCCTGTCTCAATGGTTTGCTGATGATGTGGTTTTCCGTGATCAGGTTTATACCTTCACCTGGGATGATGAAGTGCAGAAAGCAAAAATGTTAAGTTTTAAAGAGAATAAGATGGTTAAGTTCAAATGGATTGATGATGAACCACACTGTTATTTTGAAATGGAAATTGTACAGGATGAATTAACAAACGATGTAGCCCTGTCTATTACTGATTTCGCAACCGAAGAAACACTTAAAGAAAGAACCCAGATTTGGGATAACCAGATTACTTACCTCCACAGTGTAATCGGAGCGTAG
- a CDS encoding LptF/LptG family permease, whose product MKKIHILLLKAFIRPFIVTFFIVMFILLMFFLFKYVDDLIGKGFEWYTIVELMFYASAANVSMALPLAILLSSIMTFGTLGENYELVAIKSAGISLQKAMRPLLVLIIGIAFSSFLFSEYMLPKANLKFGSLLWDVRNKKLSFLIKEGVFNNSIPGYSIRVDEKGADGTSLKGIMIYDHTGNQGVAKIIVAKDGTMNTTKDKQYLILKLNDGVRYEESSGQNKGYDPRQQLTRMRFGQTEQKFDLSSFKMNRTDENSFRSNNQMLNLKGLTHKSDSLTKELDSVNRYARVNISNYYKQNNYTKGYTKAKVAPAKINDNILTEFPEAKRMNTVQAALDQANSIKQTVEGRIPDHDDKVANLIRIRIEYQRKFTLAVSCLMLFFIGAPLGAIIRKGGLGLPVVMAIIFFLFYHIISTVAEKSANQGNIHPVVGIWMAIIVLSPVGAFLTYKATVDSALFDLTYYKSLVMRIFKKGKTSDK is encoded by the coding sequence TTGAAAAAGATACACATACTACTTCTTAAAGCATTCATAAGACCATTTATCGTCACTTTTTTTATAGTGATGTTTATTTTGCTGATGTTTTTCCTGTTCAAATATGTGGATGATCTGATCGGAAAGGGATTTGAATGGTATACGATTGTGGAGCTGATGTTTTATGCTTCTGCTGCAAATGTATCGATGGCGTTGCCATTAGCCATATTACTGTCCTCTATCATGACTTTCGGGACTTTGGGGGAGAACTATGAGCTGGTGGCTATTAAGTCGGCAGGGATCTCCTTACAAAAGGCTATGCGGCCATTACTTGTACTGATCATTGGCATCGCTTTCTCTTCTTTTCTGTTCTCAGAATATATGCTGCCAAAAGCCAACCTTAAATTTGGCTCCCTGTTATGGGATGTCAGGAATAAGAAGTTATCTTTTCTGATTAAAGAAGGCGTATTTAATAATAGTATTCCCGGTTATTCAATCCGTGTAGATGAAAAGGGTGCAGATGGTACCTCTTTAAAAGGGATCATGATTTATGACCATACCGGAAATCAGGGCGTAGCAAAAATCATTGTGGCTAAAGATGGTACAATGAATACCACAAAAGATAAACAGTACCTGATCTTAAAACTGAATGATGGTGTAAGGTATGAAGAGTCCAGCGGACAGAATAAAGGGTACGACCCAAGGCAGCAATTAACCCGGATGCGCTTTGGGCAAACGGAACAAAAGTTTGACCTGTCCAGTTTTAAAATGAACAGGACAGACGAGAATAGTTTCCGGTCAAATAATCAGATGCTCAACCTCAAAGGGCTGACCCATAAATCAGACTCCCTTACTAAAGAACTGGATAGCGTGAACCGGTATGCCAGGGTAAATATCAGCAACTATTACAAGCAGAACAACTATACTAAGGGTTATACAAAAGCTAAAGTTGCGCCTGCAAAAATTAACGATAATATCCTGACGGAGTTCCCGGAAGCTAAAAGGATGAATACTGTTCAGGCCGCATTAGATCAGGCTAATTCTATCAAACAAACCGTAGAAGGCCGGATTCCGGATCATGATGATAAGGTCGCAAACCTGATCAGGATCAGAATAGAATATCAGCGGAAATTTACATTGGCAGTTTCCTGTTTAATGTTGTTCTTTATTGGTGCGCCATTAGGGGCAATTATTCGTAAAGGTGGCCTGGGTTTACCAGTAGTTATGGCCATTATCTTCTTCCTTTTTTATCATATTATCTCTACAGTAGCAGAAAAGTCTGCCAATCAGGGAAATATACATCCTGTGGTTGGTATCTGGATGGCAATTATTGTCTTATCACCCGTAGGGGCATTCTTAACCTATAAGGCAACCGTTGATTCTGCACTCTTTGATCTTACTTATTATAAGTCGCTGGTCATGAGGATTTTCAAAAAGGGAAAGACGTCCGATAAATAA
- a CDS encoding translocation/assembly module TamB domain-containing protein, translating to MAKKAADYLSKELNTTISLHSIYVKPFKYLVIEDLLVLDQQKDTLLSTPKFIVDLNMLSFDKRIIDVNTVQLNNGSFFLKKYKGKNKGTNVDFIIDYFDSGSPTTIKKKKKPYKITFNRVILNNLQLKYKNLNVDTVMNGVNFEDVELTSLNGIFEKLNTTDHLMQADIKNLTFKEKSGFYLKNLSAFTTVDTNRIELKKLTLVTNKSHLSDYFEMRFHDYEDFNDYVNKVRMKAHFKNSHLESRDVAYFTSEVAKMNLNIDIDGQITGLVNNLRAKKLSVKAGKATYIKGDFNLKGLPELDETFMEMKVEMASTNKKDLDELLANVTGNRKTVIPVIVQKFGDIYFNGNFTGFQNDFIAFGEFKTKLGRIVSDVNMKISKQGVPSYSGNVKTYDFNLGNLIDENSLGKITASVYVKGKGTELNSLTEQINGDVKYIDFNDYRYTNVKVDGVFDKKYFDGKLSIDDKNIKLDFDGGVNLNPKLPVFDFKASIRNAKLRNLHLFKDSLMVDANFQTNFSGTNLNNIQGDLLIEKIRLNNVKGIYNIDSVQLQAKGIGADRTLRINSDVLEASIQGQYDLNTLPSYYKSLAKTYIPSLKADIVNFKNQIFKFQLKIKRFEPVAELIAPGLEIEDQAELVGNFDSEKKIATLNGFIKKLKYKGVIANNIIIDENTTTNQLQAIITSDRVDLNDSLYIKNVNISNVLRNDSLALNVKLSNSDDANQLDLNGLVEFGKDTTRISVLPSLLKINSQDWAIQDKVRIGFKNGKTEISNFDLRNGNQLLTVDGILSEDVNDVLKVGFKDFSLKTLNPFMKTVGIQLSGNVNGKTKLYGLLKSPKINDDIKIDSLNFNDTYIGSLTDTSSYNQETNLASIFTRINRDGKETLKVNGRLDLKEKNIDLTVKMDESELTVLSPFVSDLVSNLKGHISTDLTIKGAFNAPQIDGDITLDKAELTVNYLKTAYTISQKVSVDKSVIDIDDLELKDVGGNIATAHGSVDMNNINTPTLDINIKAKNFMALNTTIKDNELYFGQAFATGTFIFRGPTNKLFIGIDAKTEKGTVFNLPLNSSETVSNKDFITFLNKDTTANVKKAINFDGITMSFKLQVDPNSTANLFTNLGNLSGKGNADLNLEINSLGDFEMSGDYIIESGSFDFTAQEIINKKFNIRQGGTIRWTGNPTQAQIQLKAIYELRASLSDLYAAANRDNSSNSLLRVPVEVEMGLSGLLLKPDIKLDIFFPSNPSIKEELQAYFSDPNNLNLQAFSLIIRRSFAPGGGKEDLGKQVTSGVASTATELLFNQFNNVLSSLNLDFVDINIRSLSEASASFKFFNNRIIVNAGVIDNRSTSDLSPIGFSRNSVGSEVEVLALIRKDGTLIGKLANKPPTQQSIFVNTGINQNVNVTSFGLIYSQQFDNFREFVQKVTGKYRKNLKNKQDDTHQHKKQSVNKDAVTEEQKRLLKEAVLTTPSL from the coding sequence GTGGCAAAAAAAGCAGCAGATTACCTGTCCAAAGAATTAAACACGACGATTTCTTTACACAGCATTTACGTTAAACCCTTCAAATATTTAGTCATTGAGGACCTTTTGGTACTCGATCAGCAGAAGGACACCCTGTTAAGCACCCCTAAATTTATTGTAGACCTCAACATGCTGTCCTTCGATAAGCGAATCATTGACGTCAATACAGTACAATTGAACAACGGCTCTTTCTTCCTGAAAAAATATAAAGGAAAAAATAAAGGGACAAATGTTGACTTTATCATTGACTACTTTGATTCAGGCTCTCCAACCACTATAAAGAAGAAAAAGAAACCCTATAAAATCACTTTTAACCGGGTAATCCTGAATAACCTGCAATTAAAATATAAAAACCTGAATGTCGATACCGTCATGAACGGAGTAAACTTCGAGGATGTAGAGCTGACCAGTCTGAACGGTATTTTTGAAAAACTGAATACGACCGATCACCTGATGCAAGCAGATATAAAAAATCTGACCTTCAAAGAGAAAAGTGGTTTTTACCTGAAAAATCTATCCGCATTTACTACGGTAGATACGAACCGTATTGAACTTAAAAAGTTAACCCTGGTTACGAATAAAAGTCATCTGTCGGATTACTTCGAAATGAGGTTCCATGATTATGAAGACTTTAACGATTATGTGAATAAAGTGAGAATGAAGGCTCATTTCAAGAACAGTCACCTGGAATCAAGAGATGTCGCCTACTTCACTTCGGAAGTTGCAAAGATGAACCTGAACATTGACATCGATGGACAGATTACCGGACTCGTAAATAACCTGAGGGCAAAAAAGCTCTCTGTTAAGGCCGGTAAGGCTACCTATATCAAAGGTGATTTCAACCTGAAAGGCTTGCCTGAACTCGATGAAACTTTTATGGAGATGAAAGTTGAAATGGCTTCTACTAATAAAAAGGATTTAGATGAACTGCTGGCTAATGTAACCGGGAACCGTAAAACAGTGATCCCTGTGATTGTCCAGAAATTCGGGGATATTTATTTCAATGGGAATTTTACAGGCTTCCAAAATGACTTTATCGCTTTTGGCGAGTTCAAAACTAAACTGGGGCGGATCGTTTCAGATGTAAACATGAAAATCAGTAAGCAAGGTGTCCCTTCTTACTCCGGAAATGTAAAAACATACGACTTCAATTTAGGGAACCTGATTGATGAAAACAGCCTTGGAAAGATAACTGCCTCCGTTTATGTGAAAGGTAAAGGTACAGAACTCAACAGCCTGACCGAGCAAATTAATGGCGATGTAAAATATATAGACTTCAATGATTACCGTTATACCAATGTTAAAGTGGATGGGGTTTTTGACAAAAAATACTTCGACGGAAAACTGAGTATTGATGATAAAAATATAAAACTGGACTTTGACGGCGGGGTAAACTTAAATCCTAAACTCCCTGTGTTCGACTTTAAGGCTTCTATCAGGAATGCCAAACTTCGTAATCTTCATTTGTTCAAAGACTCACTGATGGTAGATGCGAACTTCCAGACCAATTTTTCAGGGACTAACCTGAACAATATTCAAGGCGATTTACTCATAGAGAAGATAAGGCTTAACAATGTAAAAGGGATCTACAATATTGATTCTGTTCAATTGCAAGCTAAAGGAATTGGTGCAGACAGGACGCTAAGAATCAATTCGGATGTACTGGAAGCCAGTATTCAGGGCCAGTATGACCTGAACACGCTGCCTTCTTATTATAAATCACTTGCAAAAACTTACATCCCTTCTCTTAAAGCAGATATTGTAAATTTCAAAAATCAGATCTTTAAGTTTCAGCTTAAAATCAAACGTTTTGAACCGGTTGCCGAATTAATTGCCCCGGGTTTGGAAATAGAAGATCAGGCAGAACTGGTCGGGAATTTTGATTCCGAAAAGAAAATAGCCACGCTGAATGGATTCATTAAAAAACTGAAATATAAAGGGGTCATCGCTAACAATATTATTATCGATGAAAACACGACGACCAATCAGTTACAGGCAATTATTACTTCCGACCGCGTAGACCTGAATGATAGTTTGTATATCAAGAACGTTAACATTTCAAATGTACTCCGTAATGACAGCCTTGCACTCAACGTTAAACTATCCAATTCAGATGACGCGAATCAGCTGGATTTAAACGGCCTGGTAGAGTTTGGAAAAGATACAACCCGTATCAGTGTCCTGCCTTCCCTGCTAAAAATTAACAGCCAGGACTGGGCTATTCAGGATAAGGTGAGAATAGGTTTCAAAAATGGTAAAACTGAGATCAGTAATTTTGATCTGCGAAATGGCAATCAGCTGTTAACCGTGGATGGAATTTTATCTGAGGATGTTAACGATGTCCTTAAAGTAGGGTTTAAAGACTTCAGCTTAAAAACATTAAACCCTTTCATGAAAACGGTGGGCATACAATTGTCAGGTAATGTAAACGGTAAAACGAAACTTTACGGGCTGCTGAAATCACCAAAGATTAATGATGACATTAAAATTGACTCCCTGAACTTCAATGATACTTATATAGGTTCTTTGACAGATACTTCTTCTTATAATCAGGAAACCAATCTTGCCAGTATATTTACCCGGATCAACAGAGATGGAAAAGAAACCCTTAAAGTGAACGGGCGTCTGGATCTGAAGGAGAAAAACATAGACCTTACCGTGAAAATGGATGAAAGTGAACTGACTGTATTGTCTCCATTTGTAAGCGATCTGGTTTCTAACCTCAAAGGGCATATCTCTACTGACCTCACCATTAAAGGTGCATTTAATGCCCCGCAGATTGACGGAGATATTACACTCGATAAAGCAGAACTAACCGTAAATTACTTAAAAACTGCCTATACCATCTCACAAAAAGTGAGTGTAGATAAAAGTGTGATTGATATTGACGACCTTGAATTAAAAGACGTTGGCGGCAATATTGCGACTGCCCATGGTTCGGTAGATATGAACAATATCAATACACCAACACTGGATATTAATATCAAAGCCAAAAATTTCATGGCTTTAAACACGACAATCAAAGATAATGAACTCTATTTCGGACAAGCTTTTGCTACAGGTACTTTCATCTTCAGAGGCCCGACAAATAAGTTATTTATTGGAATTGACGCCAAAACAGAAAAAGGAACAGTATTCAATCTTCCATTAAATAGTTCAGAAACTGTATCAAACAAAGACTTCATTACGTTTTTGAATAAGGATACCACGGCAAACGTTAAGAAAGCTATCAATTTTGATGGGATCACGATGAGCTTTAAATTACAGGTAGACCCTAACAGTACTGCTAACCTGTTTACCAACCTGGGGAACTTAAGCGGAAAAGGAAATGCCGACCTTAACCTGGAGATCAATAGTCTTGGAGACTTTGAGATGTCGGGTGATTATATCATTGAATCGGGTAGTTTTGATTTTACCGCGCAGGAGATTATCAACAAGAAATTTAACATCAGGCAAGGAGGTACGATCAGGTGGACTGGAAACCCAACACAAGCTCAAATACAGCTGAAGGCAATTTATGAGCTTAGAGCGAGTCTTTCCGACCTGTATGCTGCTGCTAACAGGGATAACAGTAGTAACTCTCTGTTAAGGGTACCTGTGGAAGTTGAGATGGGATTGAGTGGCCTTTTATTAAAGCCGGATATTAAGCTTGATATTTTCTTCCCTTCTAACCCGTCGATCAAAGAAGAACTTCAGGCTTATTTTAGTGATCCGAACAACCTGAACCTTCAGGCATTCAGCTTAATTATCAGAAGAAGTTTTGCTCCTGGAGGTGGTAAAGAGGATTTGGGTAAACAAGTAACGTCTGGCGTTGCCAGTACCGCAACAGAGCTGCTGTTTAACCAGTTTAACAATGTATTATCTTCACTTAACCTTGATTTCGTGGATATCAATATCCGGTCACTCAGTGAGGCCAGTGCATCGTTCAAGTTTTTCAATAACCGGATCATTGTCAATGCAGGTGTCATAGACAACAGAAGTACGAGTGATCTCTCCCCTATCGGATTTTCAAGAAATAGTGTGGGTAGTGAGGTTGAAGTCCTGGCGCTTATCCGAAAGGATGGGACACTGATCGGTAAGCTGGCCAACAAGCCGCCTACACAACAAAGTATTTTTGTCAATACTGGAATAAATCAGAACGTGAATGTAACTTCATTCGGCCTGATTTATTCACAGCAATTTGATAATTTCAGAGAGTTTGTCCAGAAGGTTACGGGAAAATACCGTAAAAACTTAAAGAACAAACAAGATGACACGCACCAGCATAAAAAACAATCTGTTAATAAAGATGCGGTCACCGAAGAACAAAAGAGGTTACTTAAAGAAGCGGTATTGACTACCCCTTCATTATAG
- a CDS encoding glycoside hydrolase domain-containing protein, which translates to MKYFFILLLFPFYLSAQTNAVKDPAALVNTFLGSSGDHGQISPAASYPFSMLSIGPQTYPKLHAGYEHKAKIFLGFTHNRFEGVGCEGSGGNILIKPYLGDQPLASALIKTSESAAPGNYAVGFSNGIKAAFAVVEKQGVEHYDFPAGAKGFYFDLSHTLANQFVREQHEINGQSISGSIEARTTCNVGTYKLYYVITIDKPVKWTDSANHKLTAVLNTAENSAEIRVSFSAVDVAHAKAVLNDLSFARMKSLGSQGWNDVLGRIQVEGDQQRAKLFYSLLYRTMQSPYVISEKDGSYRATDGSLQHSKETMYNGWAIWDNYRTQLPLLSIIVPEKYSGMVNSISNLYSFGKKDYATQHEPSNTVRTEHAIVVLLDAYRKGYKVDFAGICDSLVKDVDRLDYSHPDKALESSYDAWALSQILKVLKKDELSKKYLDQAAEYKKYWKKDFEDVTKRDVDRVSARGLYQGTILQYRWFAPFDLKGLIELMGGDTAYIKQLDRFFDNDQYNHANEPDIQVPFMYNASSEPWKSQALVNHLAVDTVIQYYFNDNSRGIDPFIDRIYKNQPDAYIRTMDDDAGAMSGWYVFAACGFSPACVGSPVYYLNVPLFKTVSFKWPDGKVLNISVDNYVENRKYVEKVTLNGKVLDRNWITHEEIMKGGKLVITASDQPSESFGVKNRWISAMNK; encoded by the coding sequence ATGAAGTATTTTTTTATTCTGCTGCTTTTTCCTTTTTATTTAAGCGCTCAAACTAATGCTGTGAAAGATCCGGCTGCATTGGTCAATACATTTTTAGGCTCATCGGGAGATCATGGACAAATATCACCGGCTGCCAGTTACCCATTTAGTATGTTAAGTATCGGGCCGCAGACTTATCCTAAGTTACATGCAGGGTATGAACATAAAGCAAAGATATTTCTTGGTTTTACCCATAACCGTTTTGAAGGTGTAGGCTGTGAAGGAAGTGGTGGAAATATTCTGATTAAACCTTATCTGGGAGATCAGCCTTTGGCCTCTGCGCTGATTAAGACTTCTGAATCTGCTGCACCGGGTAATTACGCTGTTGGTTTTTCTAATGGGATTAAAGCCGCTTTTGCAGTCGTGGAAAAGCAAGGGGTGGAACATTATGATTTCCCGGCAGGAGCAAAGGGGTTTTATTTTGATCTGAGCCATACGCTGGCCAACCAGTTTGTTAGAGAACAACATGAGATTAACGGACAAAGTATCAGTGGTTCTATAGAAGCAAGGACTACTTGTAATGTAGGGACGTATAAGTTATATTATGTGATTACTATTGATAAGCCCGTGAAATGGACAGATAGTGCAAATCATAAATTAACTGCTGTACTGAATACAGCTGAAAACAGTGCAGAAATCAGGGTGTCTTTTTCTGCTGTGGATGTAGCACATGCAAAGGCAGTACTCAATGATTTGTCATTTGCCCGGATGAAATCTTTAGGATCACAGGGCTGGAATGACGTATTGGGACGTATTCAGGTAGAAGGAGATCAGCAAAGAGCTAAATTGTTCTATTCTTTGCTATACCGTACAATGCAGTCACCTTATGTGATTTCTGAGAAGGATGGTAGTTACCGGGCTACGGATGGCAGTTTACAGCATTCCAAAGAAACGATGTATAACGGTTGGGCAATCTGGGATAATTACCGGACACAGTTACCTCTATTATCTATTATAGTGCCGGAAAAATACAGTGGAATGGTTAATTCTATTTCCAACCTTTATAGTTTTGGTAAAAAGGATTATGCGACGCAGCATGAACCTTCTAATACGGTAAGAACTGAACATGCTATTGTGGTGTTGCTGGATGCTTACCGCAAAGGGTATAAAGTTGATTTTGCAGGGATTTGTGATTCATTGGTCAAAGATGTGGACCGGCTGGATTATAGTCATCCTGATAAGGCACTGGAATCAAGTTATGATGCATGGGCATTGTCACAGATTTTGAAAGTGCTGAAGAAAGATGAATTGAGTAAAAAATATCTTGATCAGGCAGCTGAATATAAAAAGTACTGGAAAAAGGATTTTGAAGATGTAACTAAAAGAGATGTTGACCGGGTATCTGCAAGAGGATTATACCAGGGAACGATTTTGCAATACCGCTGGTTTGCTCCTTTCGATTTGAAAGGATTGATTGAGCTGATGGGGGGTGATACTGCTTATATCAAACAACTGGATCGTTTTTTTGACAATGATCAGTATAATCATGCGAATGAACCCGATATCCAGGTTCCGTTTATGTACAATGCTTCTTCTGAACCATGGAAATCGCAGGCTTTGGTGAACCATCTGGCCGTAGATACCGTTATTCAGTATTATTTTAACGATAACAGCAGAGGGATCGATCCTTTTATTGACAGGATTTATAAAAATCAGCCTGATGCTTATATCCGTACAATGGATGATGACGCCGGAGCGATGTCGGGTTGGTATGTATTTGCAGCTTGTGGATTTTCTCCTGCCTGTGTAGGGTCACCTGTTTACTATTTAAATGTTCCTTTGTTTAAAACGGTTTCCTTTAAATGGCCCGATGGAAAAGTTCTTAACATTAGTGTGGATAACTATGTGGAAAACCGAAAATATGTGGAAAAGGTAACGTTGAATGGCAAAGTTCTGGATAGGAACTGGATTACGCATGAGGAAATCATGAAGGGGGGAAAGCTGGTGATTACTGCATCTGATCAGCCTTCTGAATCATTTGGCGTGAAGAACAGGTGGATTTCAGCTATGAATAAGTAA